The following proteins are encoded in a genomic region of Hoeflea phototrophica DFL-43:
- the glgX gene encoding glycogen debranching protein GlgX: MRLINDAAAAFRAGAALTASGARFVVQAPGAEAVSVCLFDQIDTEVARHSLDASGDGLFTGLVEGVSAGQRYGLRAHGPWAPARGDRFDPSKLLVDPYATRLDRPFSYDPRLGLFGEDTASLVPKAVLEPPLPSLNPGKPVFVPGGLVYELPVRAFTMLHPDVPEGDRGTLRALAHPAIIDHLVSLNVSTVELLPIAAWIDERHLPPLGLSNAWGYNPVTMLALDPRLVPGGIADLRFAVEALHQAGIGVILDVVYNHTGESDNHGPTLSLRGLGNATYYRHERDDPGSPVNDTGCGNTLACDRPEVQTLVLSALRHFVTQAGIDGFRFDLAPVMGRSQDGFSADAQLLQAIVDDPVLHDRVMIAEPWDIGPGGYQLGNFGPPWLEWNDSARDDIRRFWRGDPGMTGALATRLSGSSDIFARNGARKTRSINFVAAHDGFPLGDLVMFETKHNEANGENNRDGHNANHSWNNGIEGPSEDPAVAAAREADARALLATLFSTRGTIMLTAGDEFGHSQGGNNNAYAQDNAITWRDWSQLNHERLAFTRAWSKLRANSELLGRLEFLSSADGSDTPDQVAWLTSDGKPMTPEDWEDANRTAFVMVLGAPGNRIATLFNRGFSAVDPALPATAGQWVSALSGTPLDEKSPGRSVTVWRETDT, from the coding sequence ATGAGGTTGATCAACGACGCTGCTGCAGCCTTCAGGGCCGGAGCCGCACTCACGGCCTCCGGCGCACGGTTCGTGGTTCAGGCACCCGGTGCCGAGGCGGTTTCGGTATGCCTGTTTGATCAGATCGACACCGAAGTCGCCCGGCACAGCCTTGACGCAAGCGGCGATGGCCTGTTCACCGGTTTGGTTGAAGGGGTGAGCGCTGGCCAGCGCTACGGTTTGCGCGCGCACGGCCCCTGGGCGCCAGCAAGGGGGGATCGGTTCGACCCGTCAAAGCTGTTGGTTGACCCTTACGCCACAAGGCTCGACCGGCCTTTTTCCTACGACCCGCGCCTCGGCCTTTTTGGGGAGGACACCGCAAGCCTGGTCCCCAAGGCCGTGCTTGAGCCGCCGCTCCCATCCCTCAACCCCGGCAAACCGGTCTTTGTACCCGGGGGTCTGGTTTACGAGCTTCCCGTTCGCGCCTTCACCATGCTGCACCCGGATGTTCCTGAAGGCGATCGCGGCACGCTCAGGGCTCTGGCGCATCCTGCGATCATCGACCATCTGGTTTCGCTCAATGTAAGCACCGTGGAGTTGCTACCGATCGCTGCCTGGATCGATGAACGGCATCTGCCGCCGCTCGGCCTCAGCAATGCCTGGGGCTACAATCCCGTCACCATGCTGGCACTCGACCCACGCCTTGTACCGGGCGGAATTGCCGATCTTCGTTTCGCCGTCGAGGCGCTTCATCAAGCAGGGATCGGCGTCATTCTTGACGTTGTCTACAACCACACCGGCGAAAGCGACAATCACGGGCCGACCCTTTCATTGCGAGGGCTCGGCAACGCCACTTACTATCGGCATGAGCGGGATGATCCCGGAAGCCCGGTCAACGACACCGGTTGCGGCAACACGCTGGCCTGTGACCGGCCGGAAGTTCAGACGCTGGTTCTCAGCGCACTTCGCCATTTCGTAACCCAGGCCGGGATTGATGGCTTCCGCTTCGATCTGGCTCCGGTCATGGGCCGCTCGCAGGACGGCTTTTCAGCGGACGCCCAGCTTCTGCAAGCCATTGTGGATGATCCGGTCCTGCATGACCGGGTGATGATCGCCGAACCCTGGGACATCGGGCCCGGCGGCTACCAGCTCGGCAATTTCGGCCCTCCCTGGCTTGAATGGAACGACAGCGCGCGAGACGACATTCGGCGCTTCTGGCGCGGCGATCCGGGGATGACCGGGGCATTGGCAACGCGGCTTTCAGGCTCATCGGATATTTTCGCGCGCAATGGTGCGCGCAAGACCCGCAGCATCAATTTCGTTGCCGCCCATGACGGCTTTCCGCTTGGCGATCTGGTGATGTTTGAAACCAAACACAATGAGGCCAATGGCGAAAACAACCGCGATGGCCATAACGCCAATCACTCATGGAACAATGGTATAGAGGGCCCGAGCGAAGACCCGGCTGTAGCCGCCGCGCGCGAAGCAGATGCACGGGCGCTGCTCGCCACCCTGTTCTCCACCCGCGGCACGATCATGCTGACGGCTGGTGATGAGTTCGGCCACAGCCAGGGGGGCAACAACAACGCCTATGCACAGGACAATGCCATAACGTGGCGCGACTGGTCGCAACTGAACCATGAGCGGCTCGCCTTTACCCGCGCCTGGTCGAAGCTCAGGGCCAACTCGGAGCTGCTTGGACGTCTGGAGTTTCTCAGTAGCGCAGACGGTTCGGACACTCCCGATCAGGTTGCCTGGCTCACCTCCGACGGCAAACCGATGACGCCGGAAGATTGGGAAGACGCAAACCGCACAGCCTTCGTGATGGTTCTAGGAGCACCCGGCAACCGAATAGCAACCCTCTTCAACCGAGGCTTCAGTGCGGTTGATCCAGCTCTTCCGGCGACTGCGGGCCAATGGGTTTCTGCGCTTTCAGGAACACCCCTTGACGAGAAATCCCCAGGCCGCTCCGTGACCGTCTGGCGGGAAACAGATACCTGA
- a CDS encoding sarcosine oxidase subunit gamma, with the protein MAKSAQAAKVAAKVAQAVRVEPLAGRISGGAGVTLTPANPASRISLRADSANAKALSKVLGLDLPLAPKTSASNAKGRLALWLGPDEWLIIDESGDPMGDLAKARVLHSATDISHRNTAIVVAGKGARATLEGGCPQNLSDAAFPVGAAARTVLGKIEVVIHRSGETDYRVECWRSFSDYAFGFLTETSKDCLA; encoded by the coding sequence ATGGCTAAATCCGCTCAAGCTGCCAAGGTCGCAGCCAAAGTTGCTCAGGCCGTTCGGGTTGAGCCGCTCGCAGGCCGCATCAGCGGTGGTGCTGGCGTGACTTTGACTCCCGCCAATCCTGCAAGCCGGATCTCGTTGCGGGCTGACTCAGCCAACGCGAAGGCTCTTTCAAAAGTCCTTGGGCTGGACTTGCCGCTGGCGCCGAAGACATCGGCAAGCAATGCCAAGGGCCGTCTGGCGCTTTGGCTTGGCCCGGACGAATGGCTGATCATCGATGAGAGCGGCGATCCGATGGGCGATCTCGCGAAAGCCAGGGTGTTGCATTCGGCGACCGACATTTCCCACCGCAACACGGCGATTGTTGTGGCTGGCAAGGGCGCGCGGGCGACGCTTGAGGGCGGATGTCCGCAGAACCTGAGCGACGCGGCATTTCCCGTAGGCGCGGCAGCGCGAACTGTCCTGGGAAAAATCGAGGTTGTGATCCACCGCAGCGGTGAGACGGACTATCGCGTCGAATGCTGGCGCTCGTTCTCCGACTACGCCTTTGGCTTCCTGACGGAAACCTCAAAGGACTGCCTGGCCTGA
- a CDS encoding MaoC family dehydratase, which yields MAREISLADIESLVGTELGVSEWIEVPQSRIDTFADATGDHQFIHVDPARAAETPFGGTIAHGFLTLSMLSAMNYDCVPTVREQTMGINYGFEKVRFMAPVPAGTRIRGRFVLEAARFRGAGMIMLTYLVTIEIEGSKKPALTATWLTISQFDPKDRPQDAG from the coding sequence GTGGCACGAGAGATTTCACTCGCCGACATCGAGAGCCTTGTTGGCACGGAACTTGGCGTATCAGAGTGGATTGAGGTTCCTCAGTCGCGGATCGACACATTCGCCGACGCCACCGGTGACCACCAATTCATCCATGTCGATCCCGCACGGGCAGCAGAGACGCCATTCGGAGGAACCATCGCACACGGGTTTCTCACACTGTCGATGCTGTCAGCCATGAACTATGACTGCGTCCCCACTGTGCGCGAACAGACCATGGGGATCAATTACGGCTTTGAGAAAGTCCGCTTCATGGCCCCGGTCCCTGCAGGCACACGCATCCGCGGCCGGTTCGTGCTGGAAGCCGCCCGCTTTCGTGGAGCGGGCATGATCATGTTGACCTATCTGGTAACCATCGAGATCGAGGGCAGCAAGAAACCTGCGCTCACCGCCACCTGGCTGACCATCAGCCAGTTCGATCCCAAGGATCGCCCGCAAGACGCCGGCTGA